One Kitasatospora sp. MAP12-44 DNA segment encodes these proteins:
- the pulA gene encoding pullulanase-type alpha-1,6-glucosidase has protein sequence MTAASLGSAPLATAAAAPAPPSDQHLAAAADRHDLTREQYYFVLPDRFANGDPGNDTGGITGSRMVNGLDPTDKGFYHGGDLQGVIDKLGYIQNLGTTAIWLAPIFKNKPVQGTGDAASAGYHGYWITDFTQVDPHFGTNAQLKELIAKAHARGIKVFFDVITNHTADVIDYAEPSHAYRTTGAYPTLDQNGAPVDETALADADAATGSTAYPKLTANSFPYTPVVTDPNAKSPAWLNDPALYHNRGDSTFAGESATEGDFAGLDDLDTQNPKVVQGFEKIYQDWVKQTGVDGFRIDTVKNVNMAFWQQWAPALKAYAAKQGDKNFFMFGEVYDADPAVTSPYVTKGRLQATLDFPFQDAARRYVSQGGSAKALSALYAQDYRYTTADTNAYELPTFTGNHDMGRIGSFLQADNPGADPATLLAKDQLSNQLQFLTRGQPVVYYGDEQGFTGPGGDKDARQDMFASQVASYNSDAVIGGTPGSADRYGQSGPLYQGIASLAALRKANPALADGAQIERYAADGPGVYAFSRIDAKEKVEYLVAVNNATTAQTVTLDTYSAAMGFDQLYPAAGGRLTSGADRKVTVTVPPLSSVVYRAAGRLAASAAAPSISLSAPADGTTGTVTVGANVGGSDFHRVTFAAQLGNGPWQTLGGSDTGADKVTQDLSAAAPGTVVRYKAVVQDSSGHLRSTTASFTTGTPAPQPPPTATAHPYAVVHYQRKDGDYDGWNLYAWGDLADGEGTSWPAGHPFTGRDAYGAFAYVKLNSAASDVGFIVENNGTKDVAADRHIDVGATGEVWLKQGDPTVYQQNPGPSSTAPAGTAVIHYHRADGDYDGWGLHDWTGAATPTDWTHPLQPARKDAFGEVFDVPLAPGATSLSYILHNGDTKDQPADQSLDLATYGNEVWVLGGQPGYLLPQVASTGSQLDLSTAKAQWIDATTVAVPAGYGAGDAALNGGTSAQLIYDPAGGITVDKGVLSKPGYWLRLNPVAGGLTADQRAKYPNLAGYRAFSVDPRDTGRVATALRGQLLFTEHLPSGAALAATGVQVPGVLDALYAGGAAKAALGPVYSDCKVTLSLWAPTAAEVSVQLFDAATGGTPKTVPLRRDDVTGVWSLTGDRKQLNGRYYLYQVKVWAPSVQQLVTNLVTDPYSVALSADSRRSLVADLADRSTKPAGWDQSRSPQPIPVGKQQIQELHVRDFSAADSTVPTAERGTYLAFTQSQSAGMQHLRALAKAGVTTIHLLPTFDIASIPPTADQKLPPCDLAALAADSDRQQACVAAVQADDAYNWGYDPLHYTVPQGSYATDQGGTSRPKGGGGTARTVQFRQMVQAIHQAGLRVVLDVVYNHTAAAGQDDHSVLDRIVPGYYQRLSDNGAVTTDSCCADTAPEHAMMDKLVVDSVLTWARQYKVDGFRFDLMGLDPKATMLDVQSALRTLTPQRDGVDGASLFLYGEGWNFGVVANNARFVQATQPNMAGTGIATFDDRLRDAARGGTFMLSSAQQQGFASGLFTDPNGSAANGTPDQQKAALLHQMDQIKVGLTGDLAGYSFTDSTGKTVTGAGVDYGGSPTGYADEPGDAVNYLDAHDNTDLFDALAYKLPVTTSPDDRARMQALGLSLTALTEGPGFAQAGSDLLRSKSLDSNSFNSGDWFNAIHWSCADGNGWGHGLPMAADNQSMWPVARTLLADPRLTMGCGQIDAASAQYQAFLMIKHSSPLFALSTAAQVQQRLSYPLSGTPGEIPGVITLHLDGTGLPGAEKGLTVVFNATPSQQTQTLTALRGSSQALHPAQAGGGDPVVKRSAFDPASGTFTVPARTVAVFVQH, from the coding sequence TTGACCGCCGCCTCGCTCGGCTCGGCGCCGCTCGCCACCGCCGCCGCGGCCCCCGCACCGCCCTCCGACCAGCACCTGGCCGCCGCGGCCGACCGGCACGACCTGACCCGCGAGCAGTACTACTTCGTGCTGCCGGACCGCTTCGCCAACGGCGATCCCGGCAACGACACCGGCGGCATCACCGGCAGTCGGATGGTCAACGGCCTCGACCCCACCGACAAGGGCTTCTACCACGGTGGCGACCTGCAGGGCGTGATCGACAAGCTCGGCTACATCCAGAACCTCGGCACCACGGCGATCTGGCTGGCCCCGATCTTCAAGAACAAACCCGTCCAGGGCACCGGCGACGCCGCCTCGGCCGGCTACCACGGCTACTGGATCACCGACTTCACCCAGGTCGACCCGCACTTCGGCACCAACGCGCAGCTCAAGGAGCTGATAGCGAAGGCGCACGCCCGGGGGATCAAGGTCTTCTTCGACGTCATCACCAACCACACCGCCGACGTCATCGACTACGCCGAGCCCAGCCACGCCTACCGGACGACCGGCGCCTATCCGACGCTGGACCAGAACGGCGCGCCGGTCGACGAGACGGCGCTGGCCGACGCGGACGCGGCCACAGGGTCTACGGCGTACCCGAAGCTGACGGCGAACTCGTTTCCCTACACGCCCGTGGTCACCGACCCGAACGCCAAGTCACCGGCCTGGCTGAACGACCCGGCGCTCTACCACAACCGCGGCGACTCGACCTTCGCCGGCGAGTCCGCCACCGAGGGCGACTTCGCCGGCCTGGACGACCTGGACACCCAGAACCCCAAGGTGGTCCAGGGTTTCGAGAAGATCTACCAGGACTGGGTCAAGCAGACCGGGGTCGACGGCTTCCGGATCGACACCGTCAAGAACGTGAACATGGCCTTCTGGCAGCAGTGGGCACCGGCCCTGAAGGCGTACGCCGCCAAGCAGGGTGACAAGAACTTCTTCATGTTCGGCGAGGTCTACGACGCCGACCCCGCCGTCACCTCGCCCTACGTCACCAAGGGCAGGCTGCAGGCCACCCTGGACTTCCCGTTCCAGGACGCCGCCCGCCGCTATGTCTCGCAGGGCGGCTCGGCCAAGGCGCTGTCCGCCCTCTACGCGCAGGACTACCGCTACACCACGGCCGACACCAACGCCTACGAGCTGCCCACCTTCACCGGCAACCACGACATGGGCCGGATCGGCTCCTTCCTGCAGGCCGACAACCCCGGCGCGGACCCGGCCACGCTGCTCGCCAAGGACCAGCTCTCCAACCAGCTGCAGTTCCTCACTCGCGGCCAGCCGGTCGTCTACTACGGCGACGAGCAGGGCTTCACCGGTCCGGGCGGCGACAAGGACGCCCGGCAGGACATGTTCGCCTCGCAGGTCGCCTCCTACAACAGCGACGCGGTGATCGGCGGCACTCCCGGCTCGGCCGACCGCTACGGGCAGAGCGGCCCGCTCTACCAGGGCATCGCGAGCCTGGCCGCGCTGCGCAAGGCCAATCCGGCGCTGGCCGACGGCGCGCAGATCGAGCGCTACGCCGCCGACGGGCCGGGCGTCTACGCGTTCTCCCGGATCGACGCCAAGGAGAAGGTCGAGTACCTGGTCGCGGTCAACAACGCGACCACCGCGCAGACCGTCACGTTGGACACCTACTCCGCCGCGATGGGCTTCGACCAGCTCTACCCCGCCGCCGGTGGACGGCTGACCAGCGGCGCCGACCGCAAGGTGACGGTCACCGTCCCGCCGCTCTCCTCGGTGGTCTACCGCGCGGCGGGCAGGCTCGCCGCGTCCGCCGCCGCGCCGTCGATCAGCCTGAGCGCGCCGGCGGACGGCACCACCGGCACGGTCACGGTGGGCGCGAACGTCGGCGGGTCCGACTTCCACCGCGTCACCTTCGCCGCGCAGCTCGGCAACGGACCCTGGCAGACGCTGGGCGGCTCGGACACCGGCGCGGACAAGGTGACGCAGGACCTGAGCGCCGCCGCCCCGGGCACGGTGGTGCGCTACAAGGCCGTGGTCCAGGACTCCAGTGGCCACCTGCGCTCGACCACCGCGAGCTTCACCACCGGCACCCCGGCCCCGCAGCCCCCGCCGACCGCCACCGCGCACCCGTACGCCGTGGTGCACTACCAGCGCAAGGACGGCGACTACGACGGCTGGAACCTCTACGCCTGGGGCGACCTCGCCGACGGCGAGGGCACCAGCTGGCCCGCCGGGCACCCGTTCACCGGCCGCGACGCGTACGGCGCCTTCGCCTACGTCAAGCTGAACAGCGCCGCCTCGGACGTCGGCTTCATCGTGGAGAACAACGGCACCAAGGACGTCGCCGCCGACCGGCACATCGATGTCGGCGCGACCGGCGAGGTCTGGCTCAAGCAGGGCGACCCGACCGTCTACCAGCAGAACCCCGGGCCCAGCTCGACCGCGCCGGCCGGGACGGCGGTGATCCACTACCACCGGGCGGACGGCGACTACGACGGCTGGGGCCTGCACGACTGGACCGGCGCCGCCACCCCCACCGACTGGACCCACCCGTTGCAGCCGGCCCGCAAGGACGCCTTCGGGGAGGTCTTCGACGTCCCGCTCGCGCCCGGCGCGACCAGCCTCAGCTACATCCTGCACAACGGCGACACCAAGGATCAGCCGGCCGACCAGTCCCTCGATCTGGCCACCTACGGCAACGAGGTGTGGGTGCTCGGCGGCCAGCCGGGGTATCTGCTGCCGCAGGTCGCGAGCACCGGCTCGCAGCTCGACCTCTCGACGGCCAAGGCGCAGTGGATCGACGCCACCACGGTGGCGGTGCCGGCCGGCTACGGCGCGGGTGACGCGGCGCTGAACGGCGGTACCAGCGCGCAGCTGATCTACGATCCGGCCGGCGGGATCACCGTCGACAAGGGCGTGCTCAGCAAGCCGGGCTACTGGCTGCGGCTCAACCCGGTGGCCGGCGGCCTGACGGCGGACCAGCGCGCGAAGTACCCGAACCTGGCGGGCTATCGCGCCTTCAGCGTGGACCCGCGCGACACCGGCCGGGTGGCCACGGCGCTGCGCGGCCAGCTGCTCTTCACCGAGCACCTGCCCAGCGGCGCGGCGCTGGCCGCCACCGGGGTGCAGGTGCCGGGTGTGCTGGACGCGCTGTACGCGGGCGGGGCCGCCAAGGCCGCGCTCGGTCCGGTGTACAGCGACTGTAAGGTCACGCTCTCATTGTGGGCACCGACCGCCGCCGAGGTCTCCGTCCAGCTCTTCGACGCCGCCACGGGCGGGACGCCGAAGACCGTGCCGCTGCGCCGCGACGACGTGACCGGCGTCTGGTCGTTGACCGGTGACCGCAAGCAGCTGAACGGGAGGTACTACCTCTACCAGGTCAAGGTCTGGGCACCGAGCGTTCAGCAGCTGGTCACCAACCTGGTGACCGACCCCTACTCGGTCGCGCTCTCCGCCGACTCCCGGCGCAGCCTGGTCGCCGACCTGGCCGACCGCTCCACCAAGCCGGCCGGTTGGGACCAGAGCCGCAGCCCGCAGCCGATCCCGGTCGGCAAGCAGCAGATCCAGGAGCTGCACGTGCGCGACTTCTCGGCGGCGGACAGCACGGTGCCGACCGCCGAGCGCGGCACCTACCTGGCCTTCACCCAGTCCCAGTCGGCGGGGATGCAGCACCTGCGCGCACTGGCCAAGGCGGGCGTCACCACCATCCACCTGCTGCCGACCTTCGACATCGCCAGCATCCCGCCCACCGCCGACCAGAAGCTGCCGCCTTGCGACCTGGCCGCGCTGGCCGCCGACAGCGACCGGCAGCAGGCCTGCGTGGCGGCGGTGCAGGCTGACGACGCCTACAACTGGGGCTACGACCCGCTGCACTACACCGTGCCGCAGGGCTCGTACGCGACCGACCAAGGGGGCACCTCCCGCCCGAAGGGTGGGGGAGGGACGGCGCGCACGGTGCAGTTCCGGCAGATGGTGCAGGCGATCCACCAGGCCGGGCTGCGGGTGGTGCTCGACGTGGTCTACAACCACACCGCGGCGGCCGGGCAGGACGACCACTCGGTGCTGGACCGGATCGTCCCCGGCTACTACCAGCGGCTGAGCGACAACGGCGCGGTCACCACCGACAGTTGCTGCGCGGACACCGCGCCCGAGCACGCGATGATGGACAAGCTGGTCGTGGACTCGGTGCTGACGTGGGCCCGGCAGTACAAGGTGGACGGCTTCCGGTTCGACCTGATGGGCCTGGACCCGAAGGCCACCATGCTCGATGTGCAGTCCGCGCTGCGGACGTTGACGCCGCAGCGGGACGGCGTCGACGGCGCCTCGCTCTTCCTCTACGGCGAGGGCTGGAACTTCGGCGTGGTGGCGAACAACGCCCGCTTCGTGCAGGCCACCCAGCCGAACATGGCCGGCACCGGCATCGCCACCTTCGACGACCGGCTGCGCGACGCCGCCCGCGGCGGCACCTTCATGCTCTCCTCCGCCCAGCAGCAGGGCTTCGCCTCGGGCCTGTTCACCGACCCCAACGGCTCGGCCGCGAACGGGACCCCCGACCAGCAGAAGGCCGCGCTGCTGCACCAGATGGACCAGATCAAGGTGGGCCTGACCGGCGACCTGGCGGGCTACTCGTTCACCGACAGCACCGGAAAGACCGTCACCGGCGCGGGAGTCGACTACGGCGGCTCGCCCACCGGCTATGCGGATGAACCCGGTGACGCCGTCAACTACCTTGACGCGCACGACAACACCGACCTGTTCGACGCGCTCGCCTACAAGCTGCCGGTCACCACCTCGCCGGACGACCGGGCCCGGATGCAGGCGCTCGGACTCTCGCTCACCGCGCTCACCGAGGGCCCGGGCTTCGCCCAGGCGGGCAGCGACCTGCTCCGCTCCAAGTCGCTGGACAGCAACTCCTTCAACTCCGGCGACTGGTTCAACGCGATCCACTGGAGCTGCGCGGACGGCAACGGCTGGGGTCACGGCCTGCCAATGGCGGCCGACAACCAGTCGATGTGGCCGGTGGCCAGGACCCTGCTGGCGGACCCGCGACTGACCATGGGGTGCGGGCAGATCGACGCGGCGAGCGCCCAGTACCAGGCGTTCCTGATGATCAAGCACTCCTCGCCGCTGTTCGCGCTCTCCACGGCGGCGCAGGTGCAGCAGCGGTTGTCCTACCCGCTCTCGGGTACGCCCGGGGAGATCCCCGGGGTGATCACCCTGCACCTGGACGGGACCGGGCTGCCCGGCGCGGAGAAGGGTCTCACGGTGGTCTTCAATGCCACGCCGTCGCAGCAGACGCAGACCCTCACCGCGCTGCGCGGCAGCTCCCAGGCGCTGCACCCGGCGCAGGCGGGCGGCGGCGACCCGGTGGTGAAGCGGTCCGCCTTCGACCCGGCCTCCGGCAC
- a CDS encoding phosphatase PAP2 family protein, with protein sequence MGEPTEIHEPGAERAAKASAGGSVAASRPMDEVADGATGSTGLRGATALRTRIGAQRRGPVRPRLLFELALIGISYWLYSLVRNAVPEQAAIAQQHASWVWHIEQSLGINVERSINHGVNSITWLIVGMNYYYATLHFIMTIGVLVWLYRRHPGRYAASRTVLFITTGIALVGFYFYPLAPPRLMTAGHFVDTVEVHHTWGSLASGAGASVSNQFAAMPSMHIGWSLWCGLTIFFLAERTWVRALGLVYPAATLLVIISTANHFWMDAVGGALCLGIGFLCTRVFYHRWAYQFPQIPASWQDTGRALPEQRPSPIGAGSR encoded by the coding sequence ATGGGGGAACCGACCGAGATCCATGAGCCAGGCGCCGAGCGCGCGGCCAAGGCATCCGCAGGCGGTTCCGTCGCAGCATCCCGCCCGATGGACGAGGTTGCCGACGGAGCCACCGGGAGCACCGGCCTGCGGGGTGCCACCGCGCTTCGCACCAGGATCGGCGCCCAGCGCAGAGGCCCGGTACGCCCCCGACTGCTCTTCGAGCTCGCCCTGATCGGCATCAGCTACTGGCTGTACTCGCTGGTACGCAACGCGGTGCCCGAGCAGGCGGCGATCGCGCAGCAGCACGCCTCCTGGGTCTGGCACATCGAGCAGTCCCTGGGCATCAACGTCGAGCGCTCGATCAACCACGGGGTCAACTCGATCACCTGGCTGATCGTGGGGATGAACTACTACTACGCGACGCTGCACTTCATCATGACCATCGGCGTCCTGGTCTGGCTCTACCGCCGTCATCCCGGCCGCTACGCGGCCAGCCGCACGGTGCTCTTCATCACCACCGGCATCGCGCTGGTCGGCTTCTACTTCTACCCGCTGGCCCCACCCCGGCTGATGACCGCCGGCCACTTCGTGGACACCGTCGAGGTGCACCACACCTGGGGCTCGCTGGCCTCGGGCGCCGGAGCCAGCGTCTCCAACCAGTTCGCGGCGATGCCCTCGATGCACATCGGCTGGTCGCTCTGGTGCGGCCTGACGATCTTCTTCCTGGCCGAGCGGACCTGGGTCCGGGCCCTGGGCCTGGTCTATCCGGCGGCCACCCTGCTGGTGATCATCTCGACCGCCAACCACTTCTGGATGGACGCCGTCGGCGGCGCGCTCTGCCTGGGCATCGGCTTCCTGTGCACGCGGGTGTTCTACCACCGCTGGGCCTACCAGTTCCCGCAGATCCCGGCCTCCTGGCAGGACACCGGCCGCGCGCTGCCCGAGCAGCGCCCGAGCCCGATCGGCGCCGGCAGCCGCTAA
- a CDS encoding bifunctional [glutamine synthetase] adenylyltransferase/[glutamine synthetase]-adenylyl-L-tyrosine phosphorylase: MTAAGSRISRPEVRLVRRGFTDPEAAVGLLSAPALTGLADDPVLLDALGASADPDLALLGLARLLEALEESERHTLRDTLTTSKPLRDRLLSVLGASAALGDHLAHHPRDWHTLVTFEVCDMHPGTVEFQHELAERVSGTTEEPADALRAAYRRCLLTIAARDLTATTDLAKASAELADLAAATLQTALAIASEQDTEAAEACRLAVIAMGKCGGRELNYVSDVDVIFVAEAREGVEEHHALQAATRLAARMMRLCSDTTKEGTIWPVDANLRPEGRNGPLVRTLASHLAYYQRWAKTWEFQALLKARPVAGDAALGAAYVEALAPMVWQAAERENFVADVQRMRRRVIEAIPATELDRQLKLGPGGLRDVEFSVQLLQLVHGRTDPALHSPNTLDALAALSAGGYVGRADAASLDSAYRFLRSLEHRIQLFRLRRTHLMPTDPADLRRLARSMSAMINDDTRADPVAALEREWKRHALEVRRLHEKLFYRPLLDAVAGLSAGEAVTPGTAAMNPAAAKARLEALGFADPSAALRHLGALAAGVSRKAAIQRTLLPVLLAWFADSADPDAGLLGFRQVSDALGRTPWYLRLLRDESAAAEQLARILSAGRLAPDLLLRAPEAVAMLGDPQGLEPRGRAALEQEILSAVGRAPSAGAAVAAARSVRRRELFRTAAADVLGRFGEEPGVALEGAAGALTALNAATLQGALTACTAGWEQAHGEPLPTRIAVIAMGRFGGHELGYGSDADVLFVHEPLPDAQHDAAVAARAVCNELRTLLAAPSTEPPLLVDADLRPEGRQGPLVRTLGSYEAYYGRWSHVWESQALLRAEAIAGDAELGDRFRAVIDPLRYPEQGVPERDLMEIRRIKARIESERLPRGADPTTHTKIGRGGLADVEWTVQLLQLQHGHELPGLRTTRTRRALLAAHDAGLLAVEDAEVLDAAWVLASRVRSAVMLVRGRPGDSFPGEARELAGVARYLGYGEGRSGELVDDYRRITRRARSVVERLFYG; the protein is encoded by the coding sequence ATGACCGCCGCGGGCAGTCGTATCAGCAGGCCGGAGGTCCGGCTGGTCCGCCGCGGCTTCACGGACCCCGAGGCGGCCGTCGGTCTGCTCTCGGCCCCCGCCCTGACCGGGCTGGCCGACGACCCGGTGCTGCTCGACGCGCTCGGGGCGAGCGCCGACCCCGATCTCGCCCTGCTCGGCCTGGCCCGCCTGCTGGAGGCGCTGGAGGAGTCCGAGCGGCACACCCTGCGCGACACCCTGACCACCTCCAAGCCGTTGCGCGACCGGTTGCTGAGCGTGCTCGGCGCCTCCGCCGCACTCGGCGACCACCTGGCCCACCACCCGCGCGACTGGCACACCCTGGTCACCTTCGAGGTGTGCGACATGCACCCGGGCACCGTCGAGTTCCAGCACGAGCTGGCCGAGCGGGTGAGCGGCACGACGGAGGAGCCGGCCGACGCGCTGCGGGCCGCCTACCGCCGCTGCCTGCTGACCATCGCCGCCCGCGACCTGACCGCCACCACCGACCTCGCCAAGGCCTCCGCCGAGCTGGCCGACCTGGCCGCCGCCACCCTGCAGACCGCGCTGGCGATCGCCTCCGAGCAGGACACGGAGGCGGCCGAGGCCTGCCGGCTGGCGGTGATCGCGATGGGCAAGTGCGGCGGCCGCGAGCTCAACTACGTCTCCGACGTGGACGTCATCTTCGTCGCCGAGGCCCGCGAGGGCGTCGAGGAGCACCACGCGCTGCAGGCCGCCACCCGGCTCGCCGCGCGGATGATGCGGCTCTGCTCGGACACCACCAAGGAGGGCACGATCTGGCCGGTCGACGCCAACCTGCGCCCCGAGGGCCGCAACGGGCCGCTGGTCCGCACGCTGGCCAGCCACCTGGCGTACTACCAGCGCTGGGCCAAGACCTGGGAGTTCCAGGCGCTGCTCAAGGCCCGCCCGGTGGCGGGGGACGCGGCGCTGGGGGCGGCGTACGTCGAGGCGCTGGCGCCGATGGTCTGGCAGGCGGCCGAGCGGGAGAACTTCGTCGCGGACGTGCAGCGGATGCGCCGCCGGGTGATCGAGGCGATCCCGGCCACCGAGCTGGACCGCCAGCTCAAGCTCGGTCCGGGCGGCCTGCGGGACGTGGAGTTCTCCGTCCAGCTGCTCCAGCTGGTGCACGGCCGCACCGACCCGGCGCTGCACAGCCCCAACACGCTGGACGCGCTGGCGGCGCTGTCGGCCGGCGGCTACGTGGGCCGGGCCGACGCCGCCTCGCTGGACTCCGCCTACCGCTTCCTGCGCTCGCTGGAGCACCGGATCCAGCTCTTCCGGCTGCGCCGCACCCACCTGATGCCCACCGACCCGGCCGACCTGCGCCGACTGGCCCGCTCGATGTCCGCGATGATCAACGACGACACCCGGGCCGACCCGGTGGCCGCGCTGGAACGGGAGTGGAAGCGGCACGCCCTCGAGGTGCGCCGGCTGCACGAGAAGCTGTTCTACCGCCCGCTGCTGGACGCGGTGGCCGGGCTCTCGGCGGGGGAGGCGGTGACGCCGGGGACGGCGGCGATGAACCCGGCGGCGGCCAAGGCCCGGCTGGAGGCGCTCGGCTTCGCCGACCCGTCCGCGGCGCTGCGCCATCTGGGGGCGCTGGCCGCCGGGGTCAGCCGCAAGGCCGCCATCCAGCGCACGCTGCTGCCCGTACTGCTGGCCTGGTTCGCCGACTCCGCCGACCCGGACGCCGGGCTGCTGGGGTTCCGGCAGGTCTCCGACGCGCTCGGCCGCACCCCGTGGTACCTGCGGCTGCTGCGCGACGAGAGCGCCGCCGCCGAGCAGCTGGCCCGGATCCTGTCGGCCGGCCGGCTCGCCCCCGACCTGCTGCTGCGCGCTCCCGAGGCGGTCGCCATGCTCGGCGATCCGCAGGGCCTGGAGCCACGCGGGCGGGCGGCGCTCGAGCAGGAGATCCTGTCGGCGGTCGGGCGGGCGCCGAGCGCGGGGGCGGCGGTCGCGGCGGCCCGTTCGGTGCGGCGCCGCGAGCTGTTCCGGACGGCGGCGGCCGATGTGCTCGGCCGCTTCGGCGAGGAGCCGGGCGTCGCGCTGGAGGGCGCGGCCGGCGCGCTCACCGCGCTGAACGCGGCCACCCTGCAAGGCGCGCTGACCGCCTGCACGGCCGGCTGGGAGCAGGCGCACGGCGAGCCGCTGCCGACCCGGATCGCGGTGATCGCGATGGGGCGGTTCGGCGGCCACGAGCTGGGCTACGGCTCGGACGCGGACGTGCTCTTCGTCCACGAACCGCTCCCGGATGCCCAGCACGACGCGGCCGTCGCCGCCCGGGCGGTCTGCAACGAACTGCGCACCCTGCTCGCCGCGCCGTCCACCGAGCCGCCGCTGCTGGTCGACGCGGACCTGCGTCCGGAGGGGCGCCAGGGGCCGCTGGTGCGCACGCTGGGCTCGTACGAGGCGTACTACGGGCGCTGGTCGCACGTGTGGGAGAGCCAGGCGCTGCTGCGGGCCGAGGCGATCGCGGGCGACGCCGAGCTGGGGGACCGGTTCCGCGCGGTGATCGACCCGCTGCGCTACCCGGAGCAGGGGGTGCCGGAGCGGGACCTGATGGAGATCCGGCGGATCAAGGCGCGGATCGAGAGCGAGCGGCTGCCGCGCGGGGCCGATCCGACCACGCACACCAAGATCGGCCGCGGCGGCCTGGCCGACGTCGAGTGGACGGTGCAGCTGCTGCAGCTCCAGCACGGCCACGAGCTGCCGGGCCTGCGCACCACCCGGACCAGGCGGGCGCTGCTGGCGGCGCACGACGCCGGGCTGCTGGCGGTGGAGGACGCCGAGGTGCTGGACGCCGCCTGGGTGCTGGCCTCGCGGGTGCGCAGCGCGGTGATGCTGGTGCGCGGGCGGCCCGGCGACAGCTTCCCGGGGGAGGCGCGCGAGCTCGCCGGGGTGGCCCGCTACCTCGGGTACGGGGAGGGTCGCAGCGGCGAGCTCGTCGACGACTACCGGCGCATCACCCGCCGGGCGCGCAGCGTGGTGGAGCGGCTCTTCTACGGCTGA
- a CDS encoding LPXTG cell wall anchor domain-containing protein, with protein MPEEGVKGVEDICHLQIRKTADRDSYLPGQKVTYTITLTNDGNVPILGEVVTDHLGGDLAGAAYDNDATAGSGELSFHSPDLTWVGDLYPGDRVTIVYSLTAASSDDSPTRLYDAVTAPYSNCLTGKEHGCHVDLCTPPPPPPCTPTPPPPPCTPTTTPTTSPTTGPTTTPTTTPTTGPTTAPSYPSSPPGHHRPPGHHHHRPPGELANTGASVGPGLIVFALALLLGGSGMLVLSRRSRRH; from the coding sequence GTGCCGGAGGAGGGGGTCAAGGGGGTCGAGGACATCTGCCACCTGCAGATCCGCAAGACCGCCGACCGGGACTCCTACCTCCCCGGGCAGAAGGTCACCTACACGATCACCCTCACCAATGACGGCAATGTGCCGATCCTGGGGGAGGTCGTCACGGATCACCTGGGTGGGGATCTCGCCGGCGCCGCGTACGACAACGACGCGACGGCCGGTAGCGGCGAGCTCTCCTTCCACTCGCCCGACCTGACCTGGGTGGGCGACCTGTACCCGGGTGACCGCGTCACCATCGTCTACAGCCTCACCGCCGCCAGCTCCGACGACAGCCCGACGCGACTGTACGACGCGGTGACCGCTCCGTACAGCAACTGCCTCACGGGCAAGGAGCACGGCTGCCACGTCGACCTCTGCACGCCGCCCCCGCCCCCGCCGTGCACTCCGACGCCCCCGCCCCCGCCGTGCACCCCGACCACCACTCCCACCACGAGCCCGACCACGGGCCCGACCACCACTCCCACCACCACCCCGACTACGGGCCCGACCACCGCGCCGAGCTACCCGAGTAGCCCGCCCGGCCACCACCGGCCCCCCGGTCACCATCACCACCGCCCGCCCGGGGAGCTCGCGAACACCGGTGCGAGCGTCGGTCCCGGCCTGATCGTCTTCGCGCTGGCGCTGCTGCTCGGCGGTAGCGGGATGCTCGTCCTGTCCCGCCGCTCCCGCAGACACTGA